From Thalassoglobus sp. JC818, the proteins below share one genomic window:
- a CDS encoding cytochrome ubiquinol oxidase subunit I, protein MVYRESEETVDVLFLSRLQFALTIMFHYLFPPLTIGLGIILVYLKWKHIRTDEAIYDAAARFWTKIFGLNFALGVVTGIVMEFEFGTNWAVYSRFVGDVFGSALAAEGIFAFFLESGFLSLLLFGWDRVGKWTHFFATLMVAIGGIFSSVWITVANSWQQTPAGHVIRDHVINGHTFQRAEIVDFWAVVFNPSSVQRLIHVWIGAFILGAFFVMSISAWYLLHKKHVEFAKRSFTGALMLATVSSLAQLVSGHFQADTVAEHQPAKLAAMEGVYHSTNGAESYIFGWPDDETETVKYSLGIPGGLSMLISGDPDSHVMGLNDLEETWGRPPVWLTFQAFHLMVGIGMLFILTTLYASFLHWRGTLFETRWLLWYFVFAVVLAFIANEVGWVSAEVGRQPWIVYPTIVDGEPVGGLRTSEALSEVVRASQVLTSIIFFGMIYSLLFVLWIMLLHQKIKQGPDWPPSGTEEKEESVLRRKESLA, encoded by the coding sequence ATGGTCTATCGGGAAAGTGAGGAAACCGTGGACGTCCTGTTCTTGTCGCGGCTGCAATTTGCGCTGACGATCATGTTTCACTATTTGTTTCCCCCATTAACAATCGGGCTGGGGATCATTCTCGTCTACCTGAAGTGGAAGCACATTCGGACTGACGAAGCGATCTACGACGCGGCAGCACGATTCTGGACGAAGATTTTCGGGTTGAACTTCGCCCTCGGTGTTGTCACCGGGATTGTGATGGAGTTTGAATTCGGGACAAACTGGGCGGTCTATTCGCGGTTTGTCGGAGACGTTTTCGGGTCAGCACTGGCTGCCGAAGGGATCTTCGCATTCTTTCTCGAGTCCGGATTTCTCTCCCTGCTCCTGTTCGGTTGGGATCGTGTCGGAAAGTGGACGCACTTCTTCGCAACGCTCATGGTCGCGATTGGCGGGATCTTTTCTTCAGTCTGGATCACCGTAGCGAACTCGTGGCAGCAAACTCCGGCGGGGCATGTCATTCGTGATCACGTGATCAACGGTCACACTTTTCAACGGGCTGAAATCGTCGATTTCTGGGCAGTCGTCTTCAATCCGTCGTCGGTGCAACGTCTCATTCACGTTTGGATTGGGGCGTTCATTCTTGGTGCTTTCTTCGTGATGAGCATCTCTGCCTGGTATTTGCTCCACAAAAAACATGTCGAGTTTGCCAAGCGATCGTTCACTGGAGCATTGATGCTGGCAACGGTTTCGTCACTGGCCCAATTGGTCTCCGGACATTTCCAAGCCGATACCGTTGCAGAACATCAACCTGCGAAGTTGGCCGCGATGGAAGGCGTCTATCATTCCACGAATGGTGCCGAGTCATACATCTTCGGTTGGCCTGACGATGAGACCGAGACGGTCAAGTACAGCTTGGGGATTCCCGGTGGCCTCAGCATGTTGATTTCAGGTGATCCCGATTCCCATGTCATGGGATTAAACGATCTCGAAGAGACATGGGGGCGACCACCTGTCTGGTTGACGTTTCAGGCCTTTCATCTCATGGTCGGGATTGGAATGCTCTTCATTCTGACCACGCTCTATGCATCGTTTCTCCATTGGCGAGGCACGCTTTTCGAAACGCGTTGGCTGTTGTGGTACTTCGTGTTCGCCGTCGTTCTGGCGTTTATCGCCAATGAAGTGGGGTGGGTAAGTGCCGAAGTCGGACGACAGCCGTGGATTGTGTATCCGACCATCGTCGACGGAGAACCTGTTGGCGGCCTTCGCACAAGTGAGGCATTGTCAGAGGTTGTTCGAGCAAGTCAGGTGCTGACGTCGATTATCTTCTTCGGAATGATTTACAGCTTGCTCTTCGTGCTCTGGATCATGCTGTTGCACCAAAAAATTAAACAGGGACCGGACTGGCCCCCATCCGGAACGGAAGAAAAAGAAGAATCCGTGTTACGACGAAAAGAGTCATTGGCGTAG
- a CDS encoding RNA polymerase sigma factor — MTRPDDTHELTERLMAGETEAIENYYEEFFSTMFHQAQRSIGADEQTCLDLVHDAMLKMLKSIRVMESRSKLKAWTRKLVTSVAIDFLRKRRSQLRLAQRAAANTETEASIEELERVEARLVWLSESLSLLDADSRRLVTMRYRWGWTLKRIADAIGLNPGAVDGRLGRIVEQLRSQAEGVEHD, encoded by the coding sequence ATGACGAGACCGGATGACACGCACGAACTGACCGAGCGTCTGATGGCCGGTGAAACAGAAGCGATTGAGAATTACTACGAGGAATTCTTTTCGACAATGTTTCATCAGGCACAGCGTTCGATTGGTGCGGATGAGCAAACGTGTCTCGATCTGGTTCATGATGCAATGCTGAAAATGTTGAAGTCGATTCGAGTCATGGAGAGTCGCTCGAAACTGAAAGCCTGGACAAGAAAGCTGGTCACTTCGGTCGCGATTGATTTTCTTCGAAAACGTCGATCCCAACTTCGGTTGGCACAGCGAGCCGCTGCGAACACGGAAACGGAAGCCTCAATAGAAGAGCTGGAACGTGTGGAAGCAAGACTTGTTTGGCTGAGCGAAAGTCTCAGCCTGCTCGATGCAGATTCTCGACGTCTCGTCACAATGCGTTACCGATGGGGATGGACACTCAAACGCATCGCCGATGCGATTGGGCTCAATCCGGGAGCGGTGGATGGTCGGCTCGGAAGAATCGTAGAGCAGTTGCGAAGTCAAGCGGAGGGTGTTGAACATGACTGA